AATACCGTCTTCGCGTTTTCCAATCTCGCCGCGTTGATTCACTACAGCGCCACGTTTGCGTTGACTTTTCTCTTGAGCCTGTACCTGCAATATATCAAAGCATTGCCGCCTCAAACCGCGGGCTTCATTTTGGTTGCGCAGCCGCTAATGATGGCCATCTTTTCCCCGCTCGCCGGCAGAATTTCCGACCACATCGAGCCGAGACTGGTCGCCTCTCTCGGCATGTTCCTTTCCGCTGCCGGCCTTTTTCTTTTCACCTTTTTGGAGGAGAACAGCACGTTGGCAACGATCGTTGCGGGTTTGCTGCTGCTGGGACTGGGATTTGCGTTGTTTTCGTCGCCCAATACCAACGCTGTGATGAGCACCGTGGAAAAACGCTTTTACGGTATCGCAGCGGGAACGTTGGGTACCATGCGTCTCACCGGACAAATGCTCAGCATGGGCATCGCCACGTTGATCTTTGCCGTTTATCTTGGTCCGGTTCAAATCACAGCGTCGAATCATCTCTTGTTCATGAAGGGCGACCGATCGGCGTTTAGCATCTTTGTTGTTCTGTGCCTGGGCGGCACGTTTGCTTCCCTGGCGCGGGGAAAGGTGAGAAGAGGGAAATGCTCTGACGAAGTAAGATTACATCTCAAAAAGGGACGTTAAGATGAATCAGATGAAAGCGAGTCCATCATTGGAATATTGTGAAGTTCTGAACCGGCTGCCAAGTATTTCACAAGATGCGCTGGAAGGATATTTTGTTTCGGTGCAATTCGTGCCCGCCCGAAAATGAAAAACTGTCTGGGCGTCAGTTCTCCGTTGGACATTTGTTGCTCCGTCGCGAGGATTGGGCTGTTATCAATTTTCGGAAATTTTTCTCAGGGCTGCGAAAGCAAACCCAATTTGCTAAAAATCAGCTTATTTAAGTTATTTAAAATATTGAATGCTGTGTGTGAAGCCCGAGTCGACTGTTTTGGGCATGAAGATTGCCATTTTTGATGAATGCGCCGTTAGAGAATTTTTGCAGCATGTGAAATTATTGCGGAAGTACATTTGAGTGAGGTGTCGTTTCGCTAGAATTTTTGATACGACAGATGAAAGACATGCTAGTGCGAGGGCAGGAATCAATTTTTTAGGAAAATGAGTTGAATGAAAATCTCGGTCTGATGCCGGGGTTTTCATGAAGAGGACGTAAGAGGGTTTGGCAATTTTTTGACAAAGCCGAAGAGCGTCCATCAGAGTCGAGTCGTTTTTTGCCCGAAGCGGTTTCCATCCTTTTCAGCGTCCCCTAAAGCCTTCGCAACCAGACGCTGCCTTCCAACTTTTTTAGCGCCGTTGCCTTTCATTGAATCTCGAAGCGGAGTATTTCTACCGTTCACCTACTTTTTGCAAGGCAGAATTTTCCGCAACAGATTTCAGGAATGCTGGCTTCCCTGCCGTCGCGTTGAATGATCACGCCGCCCACATGCCCAAAAATTTCCCTTATGTATGCCGGCTTGAGACATGAAAGGAGGTGAGGCTCAAGCGATCTCGCTTTTTGGGGGTTCACACATTGCACGGCAAGTCTGCGCAGTTGCAGTGCTGAATGGCTTGCCCAACTTGTATTCTCATGGAGGCAAACATGCCAAGAAAGTTCCTGTGTTTAGCAGTGGCTTTGCTCTGGCCAGTTCTACTTTATGCCGGCACCACGGGCAAAATTGCCGGTGTGGTGAAAGATAAAGAAACTGGCGAGCCCCTGCCGGGCGCCAATGTTATCATTGTTGGCACGACATATGGCGCCTCCGCCAATTTAGACGGCGAATACGTCATTCTCAATTTACCGGTCGGCGCGTATTCGCTCAAGGCCAGTCTGATTGGCTACACGGATGTTCTAATCCAAAACGTTCGCGTTAGTGCGGATTTGACCACCGAAGCCAATTTTGATTTGCCGTCGACCACGCTGGCCCTGGGCGAAATTGTGGTTATTGCCGAGCGGCCTCTGGTCAACAAAGGCGCGACCAATTCGGTGCGCATCACGACGGCCGAGGATATCAAGAATTTGCCGGTTCGCGGTTTCCGCGATGTGGTTGGTATTGAAGCCGGCGTCGTCAAGGTCGGAGAGCGGCTGTACATCCGCGGCGGCCGCCGTGAGGAGATTGCGACATATATCGATGGCGTTTATCAAAACAATCCTCTCACCGGCCGTGCTTCGGGTGATCTCGCCAATAACGCTATCGAAGAAGTCAATTATCAAGCTGGCGGTTTCAATGCTGAATATGGCTTTGCCAACTCCGGCGTGATTTTGACCACCACGAAAACCGGCGGCAGCAAATACAACATTTCCGGAGAGATCATCACGGACACTTGGCTGAGCCAGACCGACAAGCATCTCGGCACCTATTCCTACGGTCACAATGTCTATAACCTGGCGATCAGCGGGCCGGTGCCCGGTTTCAGCGAAAAGCGCGTGAAATTCTACCTGGGCGGCGAAAGAAGATTTTTGGAAGATGCGACGCCTTCGGGTTTCGCGTTTCAACGCCTGGTGATGGATGCGAACGGCAACCCGCTGGACGCAAACGGCAATCCGATTACCATTGCAGATGCGGCCTCCGCAACCGGTTACAATTTGGACGATGCCTTTCCGCAATATGATACCGACGGTTTGTTGAAAGAGTATCAATTCGACGAGCAAGGCCCATGGCCGGATCGCGCCTCGTCGCAATGGCTGTGGAACGGCAACCTGAGCATTGATTTCAAGTCGTTGCAATTCAAGCTGGGCGGCAATTCGCAGCGCGAAGAGTTGCGCCTGTTGACCGGATATGCCCCGGGCGCCGATTATCAAAACAACCTCGCGGGCACGGGCGTGGGTTTTTCGCTGTGGAACTCGCAAAACAATCCGCGCCAACGAAATTACCGCGATTCCTATTTTGCCAAGGCAACGCATACCGTCGGCTCGAAAGCTTTCTATACCTTTCAAGCGAATTACTTCCGCGACGATTTTGTGCGCTCGAGCATTGTCTTTGGCGACAACTTCTGGAATGTTGGCGATGCTCCCGGATCCGACATTGGCCAGTATGGCCCGCAGGGTGATGGTTTGGTGAATCCGTATATCACGCAAACCGGCAGCCGGCCCAGGTTGGATCCGCGTTCGGGCAATTTGTTCGCCAGCCTGGGAACCCAGCCCGGCGATTATTGGAAACAAGACTGGTCGTTTTGGGGCGCCAAGGGTGATTTGACCTGGCAAGTCAGTCGCGAACATGAACTCAAAACCGGATTTGAATATCGCTATAATACCTATCGCCAATATTACATTGGCGGTTACGGCGCTGCAGATTTGCACACCCTGGCGGGAAATCTCGCGCAGGTGGGCCAGGGCGGCATTACGGCAGCGCAAGCCTATCAATTCCGCTTTGCGGATCCCTTTGGCTACGACATTTTTGGCAACGAAGCGGATGATTCCGAGCTGGGCCGGAACGCGGCCAAGCATCCGAAAATCGCCGCGGTTTATTTGCAGGATAAGATCGAGCTGAAAGATTTGGTGCTCAACCTCGGTTTGCGGTGGGATTATTTTGATCCGGCTTACGACGGCATCGCGGATGTCGAACGCGTCACCACCGTCACCAACACCGCAGCGGGCAGCATCACCGATCTTGCGGAGGAGAATTTCACAAAAAACGAGAAGCGTTCCAGCTTCAGTCCGCGAGTCGGCGTATCTTTCCCGGTTTCGGATCGCACGGTGTTTCACGGCCAATACGGCAAGTTCGTGCAAACCCCCGAGCTGCAACGCCTGTACGTTTCAACGATTCAATATGCCTGGAATTTGCAATCAGGCAACTTTTTTACGAATGAAAATCCCAACCTGGCGCCGATTCGCACCACGGCTTATGAAGTGGGTTTCCGGCATCAATTGGGCGATAATGCCGCAGTGGACGTGACTGCCTATTACAAAGAAATTCGTGACTACGTCCGCCTGCGCAATTTGGATTTTGCCCAACCGATTCCATATGCCCTTTATACCAACGAGGATTATGGCACGGTTAAAGGCACTTCCATGACCTTCACGTTGCGCCGCACGAATCGGTTCTCGGGCACGGCGAACTATACTCTGCAATATGCCGCCGGCACCGGCAGCGATGCTAACACGTTTTACAACATCGCGTGGCAGCAAGGCCGGGATCCGACGTTTGTCGC
This is a stretch of genomic DNA from Cytophagia bacterium CHB2. It encodes these proteins:
- a CDS encoding TonB-dependent receptor, with protein sequence MACPTCILMEANMPRKFLCLAVALLWPVLLYAGTTGKIAGVVKDKETGEPLPGANVIIVGTTYGASANLDGEYVILNLPVGAYSLKASLIGYTDVLIQNVRVSADLTTEANFDLPSTTLALGEIVVIAERPLVNKGATNSVRITTAEDIKNLPVRGFRDVVGIEAGVVKVGERLYIRGGRREEIATYIDGVYQNNPLTGRASGDLANNAIEEVNYQAGGFNAEYGFANSGVILTTTKTGGSKYNISGEIITDTWLSQTDKHLGTYSYGHNVYNLAISGPVPGFSEKRVKFYLGGERRFLEDATPSGFAFQRLVMDANGNPLDANGNPITIADAASATGYNLDDAFPQYDTDGLLKEYQFDEQGPWPDRASSQWLWNGNLSIDFKSLQFKLGGNSQREELRLLTGYAPGADYQNNLAGTGVGFSLWNSQNNPRQRNYRDSYFAKATHTVGSKAFYTFQANYFRDDFVRSSIVFGDNFWNVGDAPGSDIGQYGPQGDGLVNPYITQTGSRPRLDPRSGNLFASLGTQPGDYWKQDWSFWGAKGDLTWQVSREHELKTGFEYRYNTYRQYYIGGYGAADLHTLAGNLAQVGQGGITAAQAYQFRFADPFGYDIFGNEADDSELGRNAAKHPKIAAVYLQDKIELKDLVLNLGLRWDYFDPAYDGIADVERVTTVTNTAAGSITDLAEENFTKNEKRSSFSPRVGVSFPVSDRTVFHGQYGKFVQTPELQRLYVSTIQYAWNLQSGNFFTNENPNLAPIRTTAYEVGFRHQLGDNAAVDVTAYYKEIRDYVRLRNLDFAQPIPYALYTNEDYGTVKGTSMTFTLRRTNRFSGTANYTLQYAAGTGSDANTFYNIAWQQGRDPTFVAPLDFDQRHTGSVNVDFRTNKEDGPMILGGKLLGNVGLNLLLTFGSGLSYTPVRVQTEVFGGTSGYFPIGQVGSATGPWTYQLDMKFDKTFTLSGLDLTAYLWAINLTNALNASWVYPGTGEPDNDGYLDTVAGQNFVNQWGANGVALYQFLLRNPFMVGPPRQLRLGLQFNL